A part of Babylonia areolata isolate BAREFJ2019XMU chromosome 6, ASM4173473v1, whole genome shotgun sequence genomic DNA contains:
- the LOC143282717 gene encoding uncharacterized protein LOC143282717 — protein MAGVIRFSTMWTCLCLALLAVSLTSGAAVGSPSSDSGVDADATKNNHTTTTATTTTATTAKPTTGTTSNSPTTIVTTQPTTGNTTASNSTSPTTQSTTTETNPNITTTETNPNITTTNNPNITTTINPNITTTNNPNITTTSGNVTSSMSTPTGSTTTAAPGDGSSGRKFDVASFFGGVALVVGIVLVAFIGYKCYTVSKKNSYSAM, from the exons ATGGCTGGTGTGATTAGGTTTTCCACGATGTGGACGTGTCTGTGTTTGGCTCTCCTGGCTGTGTCGTTGACTTCAG GAGCAGCCGTGGGATCGCCTAGCTCAGACAGCGGCGTTGATGCCGACGCGACCAAGAataaccataccaccaccaccgccaccaccaccaccgccaccaccgccaagCCTACCACTGGCACCACTAGCAACAGCCCCACAACCATCGTCACCACGCAGCCCACGACCGGGAACACCACAGCCTCGAACTCCACGTCCCCAACCACCCAGAGCACCACCACGGAAACCAaccccaacatcaccaccaccgaaACCAACCCCAACATCACCACGACCAACAaccccaacatcaccaccaccatcaaccccaACATCACCACGACCAACAaccccaacatcaccaccacttccGGTAACGTCACTTCCTCCATGTCCACGCCGACCGGAAGCACCACCACAGCGGCGCCGGGCGACGGAAGCAGCGGCCGGAAGTTCGACGTGGCGTCCTTCTTCGGTGGGGTGGCCCTGGTGGTCGGCATCGTCCTGGTCGCCTTCATCGGCTATAAGTGCTACACCGTCTCCAAGAAGAACAGCTACAGTGCCATGTGA